Proteins found in one Brevibacillus brevis genomic segment:
- a CDS encoding sugar phosphate isomerase/epimerase family protein: MAFQKGINAWCFPKETSVQEMFRQAKAHGYQGIELNLDEGEAPFHLEMTEQELKGLADEARELGLELPSVSTALLWKYPLTHNEETIREQGIRVVEKMIEAASIFGSRTVLVVPGLVTAEVSYDTAYERACEALRRLAKKAEQHQVYIGIENVWNKFLLSPLEMARLIDEVDSPWVGAYFDVGNVLQFGFPEQWIRILGKRIQAIHVKDFKTTTGNITGFVPLLAGDIPWNRVVEALREIGYDGYIIPEISPYSQFPEQLISHTSQALEAIFQS, translated from the coding sequence ATGGCTTTTCAAAAGGGAATCAATGCTTGGTGCTTCCCAAAGGAAACGAGCGTACAAGAAATGTTTCGCCAGGCGAAAGCACATGGCTATCAAGGGATAGAATTGAATTTGGACGAGGGAGAGGCTCCCTTTCATTTAGAGATGACAGAACAGGAATTAAAGGGGCTGGCAGACGAGGCTCGTGAGCTCGGATTGGAGCTGCCAAGCGTCTCTACGGCCCTTTTATGGAAATATCCGTTGACACACAATGAGGAAACGATTCGCGAGCAAGGTATTCGTGTTGTCGAGAAAATGATAGAGGCGGCAAGCATTTTTGGCTCACGGACCGTTCTCGTGGTCCCAGGTCTCGTAACGGCAGAAGTGTCGTATGATACGGCCTACGAGCGGGCGTGTGAAGCATTGCGGCGCTTGGCGAAAAAGGCGGAGCAGCATCAGGTATACATCGGGATAGAAAACGTGTGGAACAAGTTTTTGCTCAGTCCACTGGAGATGGCCCGCTTGATCGATGAAGTAGACAGTCCTTGGGTAGGCGCTTACTTTGACGTAGGCAACGTGCTGCAATTCGGTTTTCCTGAGCAATGGATTCGCATTTTGGGCAAGAGAATCCAAGCAATTCACGTCAAAGATTTCAAGACGACGACAGGCAACATCACAGGTTTCGTCCCACTGCTCGCTGGCGATATCCCATGGAACCGCGTGGTGGAAGCATTGCGTGAAATCGGGTACGACGGCTACATCATCCCGGAAATCTCACCTTAC